A genomic segment from Pseudoxanthomonas sp. CF385 encodes:
- a CDS encoding XRE family transcriptional regulator, with amino-acid sequence MGVALANTFNGGQLRLARHYWGATLQEVADAIGKTRQFASQLETGKAKPSIDDPVVYALAEMLKVAPQFFFKPTGRQIAEEQAHFRKLSTTKASTKHTVLARGSVFDEVVEYIDKRVRLPAVDFPDYSGAETAEEIERAAERVRAHWGLGLGPIAHMVRVVERAGAVVAFFREASTEVDALSITSRRPVIVRNDAKRSPFRQRFDIAHELGHLVLHEGHVTGDRKTEGEANRFASAFLLPRSTFLKVFPKRGGRLDWAGIRDLKLTFMVSKAAILYRAKSLGLLDDAQYKSAVITLKNRGEAIEEAEDALVQKEEGEIIVQALAVLINGHGIGLPKLASDLGVTPEFLAKIITIPAQHPSPPRPGLRVVK; translated from the coding sequence ATGGGCGTCGCGCTGGCTAACACATTCAACGGCGGTCAACTTCGGCTCGCGCGACACTACTGGGGGGCGACTCTGCAAGAGGTGGCAGATGCCATCGGTAAGACGCGTCAGTTCGCTTCCCAACTAGAGACAGGCAAAGCGAAGCCCAGTATTGACGACCCCGTCGTGTATGCGCTGGCAGAAATGCTCAAGGTCGCGCCGCAGTTCTTTTTCAAGCCAACTGGGCGCCAGATCGCCGAGGAACAGGCCCACTTCAGGAAACTCTCGACCACAAAGGCCAGCACTAAACATACGGTGCTGGCTCGGGGTTCTGTTTTCGATGAGGTCGTGGAATATATCGACAAGCGTGTTCGACTGCCGGCGGTAGACTTTCCAGACTATTCAGGCGCTGAGACGGCTGAGGAGATTGAACGCGCAGCCGAGCGCGTTCGAGCTCATTGGGGACTGGGCTTAGGGCCGATCGCTCACATGGTGCGAGTCGTGGAGCGTGCAGGTGCCGTGGTTGCGTTCTTTCGCGAGGCTTCCACTGAAGTGGATGCGCTTTCGATTACGTCGCGTCGCCCTGTTATCGTGCGAAATGACGCGAAGCGTAGTCCTTTCCGTCAGCGTTTCGATATAGCACATGAGCTCGGTCACTTGGTTCTTCACGAGGGCCATGTGACCGGAGATCGAAAGACTGAAGGTGAAGCGAATCGTTTTGCGTCCGCCTTCCTATTGCCGCGCTCGACTTTTTTGAAGGTGTTCCCGAAGCGGGGTGGGCGTCTCGATTGGGCGGGTATTCGCGATCTGAAATTGACCTTCATGGTTAGCAAGGCAGCGATCCTTTATCGAGCCAAATCTCTCGGGCTGCTCGATGATGCGCAGTACAAAAGCGCGGTCATCACTCTGAAGAATCGAGGTGAGGCAATTGAGGAGGCTGAGGATGCGCTAGTGCAGAAAGAGGAGGGCGAGATCATTGTCCAAGCCCTAGCTGTCCTCATCAATGGTCATGGCATCGGGCTGCCGAAGCTCGCCAGTGACCTGGGCGTAACACCGGAGTTTCTAGCAAAGATAATCACGATTCCTGCTCAGCATCCTAGTCCTCCTCGCCCCGGACTGCGGGTAGTGAAGTAG
- a CDS encoding integrase arm-type DNA-binding domain-containing protein: MATNKLTSARVRTAPAGKHFDGDGLYLEVMPNGSRLWRLKYRFGGKEKRLALGASHEVGLAEARRRRDEARAHLRDGRDPSDVRRTERVAAAVKAANSFEVVAREWVATRGARWSERHRENLVAQLERDAFPRIGGRPVSDLSAAEVLAVLREVERRGSLDSAGRLLQRVRGVLNFAVATARAESNPARDLEGALTPPMRRNFAALPLARVGAFLAALDDYPGQPETRIALHMLLLTFVRSGELRGARWSEFDLAAKDDHGEAAPTWSIPAERMKNRRPHVVPLAPTVVELLGQLRELTGSGEFLFPHRIRPRTPMGDSTLLAALQRMGFGDVTAHGFRALASTELNGLGFRADAIERQLAHVEANKIRSAYHRTTYLDERRTMMIAWADLIEGQRNGAGKVVPFLRVVG, translated from the coding sequence ATGGCGACCAACAAGCTCACCTCGGCACGTGTCCGCACCGCGCCGGCGGGCAAGCATTTCGATGGCGACGGCCTTTACCTCGAGGTCATGCCCAACGGCTCGCGCCTTTGGCGGCTGAAATATCGCTTCGGGGGAAAGGAGAAGCGCCTGGCGTTGGGTGCCTCGCATGAGGTCGGACTCGCCGAGGCCCGACGCCGCCGAGACGAAGCCCGCGCCCACCTGCGCGATGGACGAGACCCTAGCGACGTGCGACGCACCGAGCGCGTGGCTGCCGCTGTCAAAGCTGCGAACAGCTTTGAAGTCGTGGCACGCGAATGGGTTGCGACGCGTGGCGCGCGCTGGTCGGAGCGCCATCGCGAGAACCTGGTCGCCCAGCTCGAGCGGGATGCGTTCCCGCGTATTGGTGGCCGCCCGGTGTCGGATCTGTCCGCTGCCGAGGTCCTGGCGGTCCTGCGCGAGGTCGAGCGCCGCGGGTCACTGGATAGCGCAGGGCGCCTGCTGCAGCGGGTCCGCGGCGTCCTGAACTTCGCGGTAGCCACCGCGCGAGCCGAATCGAACCCGGCGCGCGACCTAGAGGGTGCTTTGACGCCACCGATGCGCCGGAACTTCGCCGCGCTGCCGCTGGCCCGCGTGGGTGCGTTCCTTGCCGCACTGGACGATTACCCCGGGCAGCCCGAGACGCGCATCGCGCTACACATGCTGCTCCTCACCTTCGTGCGCTCGGGGGAGCTGCGTGGCGCACGCTGGAGCGAGTTCGACCTGGCTGCCAAGGATGACCATGGCGAAGCGGCGCCTACCTGGTCGATTCCCGCCGAGCGCATGAAGAATCGCCGGCCGCACGTCGTGCCGTTGGCTCCCACGGTGGTCGAGCTGCTCGGACAGCTACGGGAGCTCACTGGCAGTGGGGAGTTCCTGTTTCCGCACCGCATCCGCCCGCGCACGCCGATGGGCGACTCGACGCTACTCGCAGCCCTGCAGCGCATGGGATTCGGCGACGTGACGGCGCATGGATTCCGGGCGCTCGCGTCGACCGAGCTAAACGGCCTCGGCTTCCGCGCGGATGCGATCGAGCGGCAGTTGGCTCACGTCGAAGCGAACAAGATACGCAGCGCCTACCACCGCACGACTTATCTGGACGAGCGCCGGACCATGATGATCGCGTGGGCTGACCTGATTGAGGGGCAGCGCAACGGAGCAGGGAAGGTGGTGCCGTTTCTGCGCGTAGTCGGTTGA
- a CDS encoding toxin TcdB middle/N-terminal domain-containing protein, with product MPDQSSSRVSAGAATLLLLVASLILAPFGAFVFEVVAQVMGGNNPPGVLASPDPVSDAVSATGAEFRVDESGAATYSVPLYTVPGTAGVVPKLSLSYSSQGGYGALGKGWSIGGLSSISRCRATREGGDFLGAATPDGNPRPVNFSTSDRYCLDGQRLLPSSTTCPSAGGMSGVAHATELESFSRICAYSAAGSSTGPAFFTVERKDGSISWYGDRDSSTGGATRPDGYVETTSPLSPGAAMLWVQTRFQDSTGNYIDYLYNENPGAANTGEIHVREVRYTGRAALAGQSTGASAPYAKVQFNYTTLPTAQWSRGYVAGGVVATTQRLESITSCATVACTGADDQVRHVLLTYAPSPSGSQQDTLIGLQECRSSSAAVCSAATLFGWSTASHSFTSYETPANLSLATDHFKGFKVGDINGDGRQDLAVLYLAGTGCQGGSWIVSMLGTQDGAGRPTYGSTTFNCVPANITARGDGAWHLLDYNGDGLDDLFVSSYTGQGWRVHPSNGTHFDMTTNLIAGLSPVIASAEAETSQVQLADLNGDGLTDIVYPGASGLRARLMERQAGAFVWGSERTTVVDESTLGPIALGCDDPFNPDVRNCERTISGTPTTKTGFLQMVDFNGDAASDLLIRITTQAELWTNFPGCEREPEFRRGAAVSSRGVISRYEDPDEPTASMLAAPPDPCWEQVRSDDLYALTVDTQDANALLLSGYDVVSSGNPYAIVFADLNGDGLSDRLLRGTASGDWAYALNTGRGFLHGGILTLSDYRDQARFVDVTGDGRADMLYLVNYGSYKAYAMRRALPEGGFASGTALPGGNARLCQGSGCNQQQRVPIFSDTDGDGNLDFLALDFSGSNVGLAVSRGPQTFQPRDVITTVTNGLGAVTQLQYAPLTNSAVYRRNTGSRNNANWGRGAPVQDMLTSSYVVARASSSAPRAGDTGAMANLYYRYANGRIQAGGRGFLGFGTIETIDPNQSGGHVVTTTHYAQNFPFIGLPMQTLKKAISGSYTVPTCLVTVPNNACFSGPGIAHSDLGGQWFSNGTQSWEMAPSTLSNQVAIHVRTQGTEETLRDPFTGLITSKIASAFSYGANGNVTQTVVDTYTGMLTLTATQITQNTYSDDTTNWRLGRLTASTVTHRRPGYTDVVRTTGFSYALGLNGTGLLTEERTQPGGPANLASAIAHTLDDYGNRTQSVSCAAPATGCSLTGFAFRPSALDAQRRYSRVEYDAQGRFPVATYEPFGNGGSGQERRTSFVAARNEFGDATTVFDVNNVRSLVIKGGLGRDYFTWTQTTPYATPGNGGSVGLVTYRWCATGPEAVACPTGAVFRQQTAATAAPRQWKYFDVLGRPIMAATETFNVGVSDQDVSAVCTEYDGVGRVSRTSTPFFLSGTAGTTGPTDVTSVCSSPSRAWALNQYDLLGRPVLVQAADGSQVVSQYAGLATTTIDERNNPSIQVRNGKGELASTQDASGFVTQFAYRADGNLVSVTRDAGNGVITNSFDYDALGRKIQQVDPDTGTTTFEYNAFGELVAQTDNEGYRTERDIDARGRAWRFTAKLPGGVVETQATTDYDTFDNTSGLPISETITGQYASWSGQSNTEVNYTRYFSYDAMGRPTSTFLMLAEGFFSTEVQYDTLGRPWKSRDASGVWSKTEFGNRGPAASCASDGVDNSATCGNTVDTYTRTLATDAWGNVVREIRGGQSNLEVRRQHHPLSGRVTEVCGGNISCNIMQEAYVWDAAGNLSSHQKEGRYLEQFTYDSLNRVVEGRLMMANGSYVNQVLLTNAYDQLGNVCSKDGLGYAYPGADGCVGALPMAQAVGVPSLAARLTPVPLREARNSVTEVSASGHVVATTTHRDGTGRLGLDDGPSSRLNETPLVGREPPNTSHKVEAATKSVKVAAAAFSAISSPHAVSQVGAGSNATFYYYDDRGNQTMRDAPGTTNDRTISYTASGRAHEIALGNGQTTRFWYGPDGKRYKRTDGTTTTLYVDGVEFIIQNGVQTARRYAAGVALQTVANGAVQSTRYLFHDHLGSLVRVANPDGTVAEALDYTTFGDRRSYGNPSGSGAASNYTPRGYTGHEYVDGAQVTHMNGRIYDQQLGRFLQADPLVQSTGNGQSWNAYTYVYNNPLAYTDPTGMFSIGRALFNPGAGLIRGAMRMLGPNVSGLAVGVGCSYVPGPWAIACAAGGSYDLARTFGASPKEARKAAVAGAFTAAVGYGLDMHYGGEVTYGRVAISALAGGVAAEIQGGKFGNGFVSAGLTTLVMPQVGYIQNDFLRTVVGAIVGGTISDATGGKFANGAISGAIQGALAKRPLQDSLSGGGSNAFGSYTDEIPQGFAALKEKYPAIEARMASYWESSFDGYFRREYGMVGIESLDGAEMRYLHLDSEWSIWPQSFGYKSMPFKEQVLRQFAIAGLNPAEWNIRFVYHTHPFNKCFSFCGPNSSGFGPSSGDQGLTLKLPDVYHVVRQMTGTTPQGVPTYVDLYYGQASGGP from the coding sequence ATGCCTGACCAGAGCTCGTCGCGCGTATCCGCCGGTGCCGCCACCCTGTTGCTGCTGGTGGCCAGCCTCATCCTCGCGCCCTTCGGCGCTTTCGTATTCGAGGTTGTCGCGCAAGTTATGGGCGGCAACAATCCGCCGGGGGTCCTGGCTTCGCCGGATCCCGTATCGGATGCAGTGTCTGCCACCGGCGCCGAGTTCCGCGTCGATGAGTCCGGCGCGGCCACTTACAGCGTGCCGCTGTACACCGTACCTGGTACGGCTGGTGTGGTCCCAAAGCTCTCCCTAAGCTATTCGAGTCAGGGTGGCTACGGAGCGCTGGGCAAGGGCTGGTCTATAGGTGGGCTGTCCTCGATCAGTCGCTGCCGCGCCACGCGCGAAGGCGGCGACTTCCTCGGCGCTGCCACACCGGACGGCAATCCGCGGCCGGTCAATTTCAGCACTAGTGACCGCTATTGTCTGGATGGCCAGCGTCTGCTGCCTTCGTCAACGACGTGTCCTTCCGCCGGCGGGATGAGTGGGGTGGCGCATGCTACCGAACTCGAGAGCTTCAGCCGCATATGCGCCTACAGCGCCGCCGGCAGCAGCACCGGCCCCGCGTTCTTCACCGTCGAACGCAAGGATGGTTCGATCAGCTGGTACGGCGATCGGGACAGCAGTACTGGCGGGGCGACGCGCCCAGATGGCTATGTGGAGACTACCTCACCGCTTAGCCCTGGCGCGGCCATGCTGTGGGTCCAGACGCGTTTCCAGGACTCCACTGGCAACTACATTGACTATCTCTACAACGAGAATCCGGGTGCGGCGAATACTGGTGAGATCCATGTGCGCGAAGTGCGCTACACCGGTCGTGCCGCGCTGGCCGGCCAATCCACTGGCGCGAGCGCGCCGTATGCCAAAGTCCAGTTCAACTACACCACGCTGCCCACTGCGCAATGGAGCCGTGGCTATGTGGCCGGTGGTGTGGTCGCCACGACACAGCGCCTGGAGAGCATCACCAGCTGCGCCACGGTGGCTTGCACGGGCGCGGACGATCAAGTTCGGCATGTCTTACTCACCTACGCGCCGTCCCCATCTGGCAGTCAGCAGGACACCTTGATTGGTTTGCAGGAGTGCCGGAGCAGTTCAGCAGCGGTCTGCTCCGCTGCCACGTTGTTCGGTTGGAGCACGGCCAGTCACAGTTTCACCAGCTATGAGACGCCTGCGAACCTGTCGCTGGCTACCGATCACTTCAAGGGTTTCAAGGTCGGCGATATCAATGGCGATGGACGTCAAGACCTAGCGGTGCTTTACCTGGCCGGCACCGGCTGCCAGGGCGGCAGCTGGATCGTCAGTATGCTTGGTACACAAGATGGCGCTGGCCGCCCCACCTACGGTAGTACGACCTTCAACTGCGTGCCGGCCAACATCACCGCTCGAGGCGATGGCGCCTGGCACCTGCTGGACTACAACGGCGATGGCCTGGATGACCTTTTCGTCTCCAGCTATACCGGGCAAGGCTGGCGCGTGCATCCGTCCAATGGCACGCACTTTGACATGACCACCAACCTGATCGCCGGCTTGTCACCAGTGATTGCTTCGGCCGAGGCGGAGACCTCGCAGGTGCAACTGGCCGATCTCAATGGCGACGGCTTGACCGATATCGTCTATCCCGGTGCTAGCGGGCTGCGCGCCCGGTTGATGGAACGACAAGCGGGTGCGTTCGTTTGGGGGAGCGAGCGCACCACCGTGGTGGATGAGAGCACGCTGGGGCCCATCGCGCTGGGATGCGACGATCCATTCAATCCAGACGTACGCAATTGTGAGCGCACAATCTCCGGGACGCCGACGACCAAGACTGGCTTCCTCCAGATGGTCGACTTCAACGGCGATGCCGCCTCGGACCTGTTGATTCGCATCACGACGCAGGCCGAGCTCTGGACCAATTTCCCGGGCTGCGAGCGAGAGCCCGAGTTTCGGCGCGGGGCGGCCGTGTCGTCCAGGGGCGTAATCAGCCGCTATGAGGATCCGGATGAGCCGACAGCCTCCATGCTGGCTGCGCCCCCCGATCCGTGCTGGGAACAAGTACGCTCCGATGACCTGTACGCCCTGACCGTCGATACCCAGGACGCGAACGCGCTCCTGCTGAGCGGTTACGACGTGGTATCCAGCGGCAACCCCTATGCCATCGTTTTTGCCGACCTCAACGGGGATGGCCTGTCCGATCGTCTGCTACGTGGCACGGCCTCGGGCGACTGGGCCTACGCGCTTAACACGGGCCGAGGCTTCCTGCATGGCGGCATCCTGACCCTGAGCGACTACCGCGACCAGGCGCGTTTTGTCGATGTAACCGGCGATGGTCGGGCCGACATGCTGTATCTGGTCAACTACGGCAGCTACAAGGCGTACGCGATGCGTCGGGCGTTACCGGAGGGCGGTTTCGCTAGCGGGACAGCGTTACCAGGAGGCAATGCGCGGCTTTGCCAAGGCAGTGGCTGCAACCAGCAGCAGCGCGTGCCGATCTTCAGTGACACCGACGGCGATGGCAATCTGGACTTCCTCGCCTTGGATTTCTCCGGCAGCAACGTCGGGCTGGCCGTCTCGCGCGGCCCGCAGACCTTCCAGCCGCGCGATGTGATCACGACTGTCACCAACGGCTTGGGTGCCGTGACGCAATTGCAATACGCCCCGCTGACGAACAGTGCGGTGTATCGGCGCAATACCGGTTCGCGAAACAATGCGAACTGGGGCCGTGGCGCGCCCGTCCAAGACATGCTGACGTCGAGCTATGTGGTAGCTCGCGCCTCCAGCAGCGCGCCCCGCGCGGGCGACACCGGAGCCATGGCTAATCTTTACTATCGTTACGCAAACGGTCGTATCCAGGCCGGTGGGCGTGGCTTTCTGGGATTCGGAACGATCGAGACAATTGACCCAAACCAGTCAGGCGGCCACGTCGTCACGACGACACATTATGCCCAAAATTTCCCTTTCATCGGCTTGCCGATGCAGACCCTCAAGAAGGCGATCTCGGGCTCATACACTGTTCCCACCTGTCTGGTAACAGTGCCCAACAACGCCTGCTTCAGCGGACCTGGAATCGCACATTCCGATCTTGGCGGACAGTGGTTTTCCAATGGCACGCAAAGTTGGGAAATGGCGCCAAGTACGCTGTCCAATCAAGTCGCGATCCATGTTCGCACCCAGGGCACAGAGGAAACACTACGCGATCCGTTTACTGGTTTGATCACCAGCAAGATAGCCAGCGCTTTCAGCTATGGGGCCAACGGCAACGTGACCCAGACGGTAGTCGATACGTATACCGGCATGCTCACACTGACTGCTACACAAATAACGCAGAACACTTACAGTGACGACACAACTAACTGGCGATTGGGCCGCCTAACAGCCAGTACAGTCACGCATCGCCGCCCCGGCTATACAGATGTAGTGCGTACCACAGGCTTTAGCTATGCACTTGGACTGAACGGCACGGGCCTCCTGACCGAAGAGCGCACGCAACCTGGCGGCCCTGCTAATCTTGCATCTGCGATCGCGCACACGCTCGACGATTATGGGAATCGCACACAGTCGGTCTCCTGCGCTGCACCGGCCACAGGGTGCTCGCTGACCGGATTCGCATTCCGTCCTTCAGCCCTGGACGCGCAACGGCGGTACTCGCGCGTTGAGTACGACGCACAGGGCCGCTTCCCTGTCGCCACCTATGAGCCATTCGGCAATGGCGGCAGCGGTCAAGAGCGCCGCACCAGTTTTGTGGCTGCGCGGAACGAGTTCGGCGATGCCACCACTGTCTTCGACGTAAACAACGTGCGGAGCTTGGTCATCAAGGGTGGACTCGGCCGAGACTATTTCACATGGACTCAAACCACACCGTACGCGACGCCCGGCAATGGAGGGTCGGTTGGCCTCGTCACCTATCGCTGGTGTGCCACTGGCCCCGAGGCGGTAGCTTGCCCCACCGGTGCTGTATTCCGCCAACAAACTGCTGCTACAGCGGCACCGCGGCAGTGGAAGTACTTTGACGTTCTTGGCAGGCCCATTATGGCCGCAACCGAAACGTTTAATGTAGGCGTGAGCGACCAAGACGTTTCCGCCGTATGTACGGAGTACGACGGCGTGGGTCGGGTATCTCGCACTTCGACCCCGTTCTTCCTCAGCGGCACCGCAGGAACGACTGGCCCCACAGATGTGACCAGCGTTTGCAGTAGCCCCAGTCGGGCCTGGGCCTTAAATCAATATGACCTACTGGGTCGCCCAGTACTCGTGCAGGCCGCCGATGGAAGCCAAGTTGTCTCTCAATATGCAGGCCTGGCTACAACCACAATCGATGAGCGCAACAACCCGAGCATTCAAGTACGCAACGGCAAGGGGGAGTTGGCATCTACACAGGATGCAAGCGGTTTCGTCACACAGTTCGCCTATCGAGCTGACGGCAACCTCGTTAGTGTCACGCGAGACGCCGGTAACGGTGTAATCACAAATAGCTTCGACTATGACGCTCTCGGACGGAAGATCCAGCAGGTCGACCCCGATACCGGCACAACGACTTTTGAGTACAACGCATTCGGCGAACTGGTTGCGCAGACCGACAACGAGGGGTACCGCACCGAACGGGATATTGATGCGCGCGGCCGAGCTTGGCGTTTCACCGCCAAGCTACCTGGCGGCGTTGTAGAAACCCAAGCTACCACCGACTACGACACTTTCGATAATACATCGGGGCTGCCGATCTCTGAGACGATTACTGGCCAGTACGCCTCTTGGTCAGGTCAAAGCAACACCGAAGTCAACTACACGCGCTACTTCTCATACGATGCGATGGGGCGACCCACCAGCACCTTCCTGATGCTGGCGGAGGGGTTCTTCAGCACAGAAGTGCAGTACGACACCCTAGGGCGACCGTGGAAATCGCGCGACGCTAGTGGCGTCTGGAGCAAGACCGAGTTTGGCAATCGTGGTCCCGCGGCTTCATGTGCAAGTGACGGTGTCGATAACTCTGCCACCTGTGGCAACACTGTTGACACCTACACACGCACGCTTGCAACCGACGCCTGGGGCAATGTCGTTCGCGAGATACGAGGCGGACAATCCAATCTGGAAGTTCGCCGCCAACATCATCCACTAAGCGGGCGTGTTACTGAGGTTTGCGGCGGCAATATCAGCTGCAACATTATGCAGGAAGCTTACGTTTGGGATGCGGCAGGCAACCTGTCCTCCCACCAGAAAGAAGGCCGCTACCTCGAGCAATTCACCTACGACAGCCTGAATCGGGTCGTCGAAGGCCGACTAATGATGGCCAATGGCTCGTATGTCAACCAAGTCTTGCTGACTAATGCCTACGACCAGCTCGGCAATGTTTGCAGCAAGGATGGCTTGGGCTACGCCTACCCTGGCGCTGACGGATGCGTGGGAGCGCTACCGATGGCACAAGCCGTCGGCGTCCCCTCGCTTGCCGCGCGGCTTACGCCGGTGCCTCTAAGGGAGGCTCGAAACAGCGTGACAGAGGTTAGCGCCTCAGGCCATGTAGTAGCCACCACGACCCACCGTGACGGAACCGGCAGACTCGGCTTGGATGACGGGCCTTCTTCTCGGCTTAATGAGACGCCCCTTGTTGGACGCGAACCTCCGAATACTTCGCACAAAGTAGAAGCCGCTACTAAGTCAGTAAAAGTGGCTGCAGCCGCATTCTCCGCTATAAGTAGCCCACATGCAGTGAGTCAGGTAGGTGCAGGGTCCAATGCAACCTTCTACTACTACGACGATCGCGGCAACCAGACTATGCGGGACGCGCCCGGAACGACCAACGACCGCACAATCAGTTACACAGCGAGTGGTCGGGCGCATGAGATCGCGCTGGGGAACGGTCAGACCACCCGCTTCTGGTATGGACCCGATGGGAAGCGATACAAGCGCACTGATGGTACTACTACCACTCTTTATGTAGACGGAGTTGAGTTCATAATCCAGAACGGTGTGCAGACCGCGCGTCGCTACGCAGCGGGCGTAGCGCTGCAGACCGTTGCGAACGGCGCCGTGCAGAGCACGCGATATCTGTTCCACGACCACCTCGGCAGTCTGGTCCGTGTCGCCAATCCAGATGGCACGGTAGCGGAAGCACTTGACTACACGACCTTCGGCGACCGCCGAAGCTATGGCAATCCGTCCGGCAGTGGCGCTGCTTCAAATTACACGCCGCGCGGTTACACCGGTCACGAATACGTGGATGGCGCTCAGGTCACCCACATGAATGGCCGCATCTATGACCAGCAACTTGGGCGCTTCTTACAAGCTGACCCACTAGTGCAATCGACGGGAAATGGTCAGAGTTGGAATGCGTACACCTACGTCTACAACAATCCACTCGCTTACACCGATCCCACCGGGATGTTCTCGATTGGCCGAGCGTTGTTCAATCCTGGCGCAGGGTTGATACGCGGAGCTATGCGCATGCTGGGCCCAAATGTCAGCGGCCTAGCAGTGGGCGTTGGCTGCAGTTACGTGCCCGGCCCTTGGGCGATTGCATGCGCCGCCGGCGGCAGCTATGACTTGGCGAGAACATTCGGCGCATCGCCCAAGGAAGCTCGAAAAGCTGCTGTTGCTGGTGCATTCACCGCAGCAGTTGGTTACGGACTTGATATGCACTACGGCGGTGAAGTCACCTACGGCAGAGTCGCTATCAGTGCACTAGCCGGGGGCGTGGCCGCAGAAATTCAGGGCGGAAAGTTTGGTAATGGCTTCGTAAGTGCGGGCCTGACAACACTAGTAATGCCGCAGGTCGGCTATATTCAGAATGACTTCTTGCGTACCGTGGTTGGCGCTATCGTTGGCGGCACCATTTCGGATGCCACCGGTGGGAAGTTTGCCAATGGCGCGATCTCCGGCGCAATTCAAGGAGCCTTAGCTAAGCGGCCGCTCCAGGATAGCTTGAGTGGAGGCGGCTCTAATGCGTTCGGAAGCTATACAGATGAGATCCCACAAGGCTTTGCAGCGCTCAAGGAGAAATACCCCGCCATTGAAGCGCGTATGGCATCTTATTGGGAGAGCTCTTTCGACGGTTATTTCCGCCGTGAGTATGGAATGGTGGGCATTGAGAGTCTTGACGGAGCTGAGATGCGTTACTTGCACCTCGATTCCGAATGGTCTATCTGGCCTCAATCCTTCGGCTATAAAAGCATGCCTTTTAAAGAGCAGGTTCTACGACAGTTTGCAATTGCGGGTCTGAATCCAGCCGAGTGGAACATACGTTTTGTTTATCACACTCACCCATTCAACAAGTGCTTTTCGTTCTGTGGACCAAACTCTTCGGGGTTCGGACCTTCCAGCGGTGATCAGGGCCTCACGCTAAAACTCCCTGATGTCTACCACGTCGTCAGGCAAATGACTGGAACCACGCCTCAAGGAGTGCCGACCTATGTTGATCTGTACTACGGGCAGGCAAGCGGCGGACCATAA
- a CDS encoding AAA family ATPase, with the protein MNDSRRSNRKPVPPVPVLQAVDLTDLSKATPPTADYVISGLLPSALVLLGGHGGAGKSIIALVIAVHVAAGVPFAGHPVRSGRVVFVSLEDPAQLLRWRVRRVCDAFGLDAATVVENLLILDGADIEASLVVEEIDEGRRRMVPTITMVEIADAARYGAVLVIIDNASDAFDGNENDRRQVRAFMRALAQLGRDAGAAVLLLAHIDKSAARYGALGNSYSGSTAWHNSARSRFVVTTEDGLVVLKMEKNNLGRLAEPLHFRWDDHGVLIPTAPGDTAANDDRDPHLAADNEAIMRCLARALHERNTVPTGRTGPSNTHAVLKTHPDLPGWAQKDKSRFWAAITRLQRVGWIERVEYTTASRNRSERWAIGPKAPDQFTRVPIWAGDVP; encoded by the coding sequence ATGAACGATTCCCGTCGAAGCAATCGCAAGCCAGTCCCACCCGTGCCCGTCCTGCAGGCGGTCGACCTGACGGACCTATCGAAGGCGACGCCTCCGACCGCTGATTACGTCATCTCGGGTCTGCTGCCCTCGGCACTGGTCCTGCTTGGTGGCCACGGTGGTGCGGGCAAGTCGATTATTGCGCTGGTCATCGCGGTGCATGTGGCCGCTGGCGTGCCCTTCGCTGGTCATCCGGTACGTAGTGGCCGCGTGGTGTTCGTGTCGCTGGAAGACCCAGCGCAACTGCTGCGGTGGCGCGTGCGCAGGGTGTGCGATGCGTTCGGGTTGGACGCCGCGACGGTTGTTGAGAACCTTCTGATCCTGGACGGCGCGGACATCGAGGCGTCACTTGTGGTCGAAGAGATCGACGAGGGACGCCGGCGGATGGTGCCCACGATCACCATGGTCGAGATTGCTGACGCGGCGCGCTACGGGGCGGTCCTGGTCATCATCGACAACGCCAGTGACGCCTTCGATGGAAACGAGAACGACCGGCGGCAAGTACGCGCGTTCATGCGTGCGCTTGCCCAATTGGGACGCGACGCCGGGGCCGCGGTCCTTTTGCTTGCCCACATCGACAAATCGGCCGCCCGCTACGGCGCGCTTGGCAACTCGTACTCCGGCTCGACCGCCTGGCACAACAGCGCCCGCTCGCGCTTCGTCGTTACGACCGAGGATGGACTGGTCGTGCTCAAGATGGAAAAGAACAACCTGGGCCGGCTTGCCGAGCCTCTCCACTTCCGATGGGATGATCACGGCGTTCTCATTCCGACGGCACCCGGAGATACGGCCGCCAACGACGACCGAGACCCGCACCTGGCTGCTGACAACGAGGCGATCATGCGATGCCTAGCTCGTGCGTTGCATGAGCGCAACACGGTGCCCACTGGCCGCACCGGGCCGAGCAATACCCACGCCGTGCTCAAGACTCATCCGGATCTGCCGGGCTGGGCGCAGAAGGACAAGAGCCGATTCTGGGCGGCTATCACGCGCCTGCAGCGGGTCGGCTGGATCGAGCGGGTCGAGTACACCACTGCGAGCCGCAACAGGTCGGAACGCTGGGCCATCGGACCCAAGGCGCCGGACCAGTTCACCCGGGTGCCCATCTGGGCGGGAGACGTCCCGTGA